In Proteiniborus sp. DW1, a single window of DNA contains:
- a CDS encoding TIGR02530 family flagellar biosynthesis protein, which produces MDIKNISYRILQNNGLTKGKETQAYNSKIHNFEDILKNEEIKQNLKFSKHAVERMQTRDINLNTNEILRIEEAVNKASTKGVKEALILMDDKAFIANIKNKTIVTSVNKEQLKNNIFTNIDGAIII; this is translated from the coding sequence ATGGATATTAAGAATATTAGCTATAGAATACTGCAAAATAATGGTTTAACTAAAGGAAAAGAAACTCAGGCTTATAACAGCAAGATTCATAATTTTGAAGATATACTTAAAAACGAAGAAATAAAGCAAAACTTAAAATTTTCCAAACATGCAGTGGAAAGAATGCAAACTAGAGATATTAACTTAAACACTAATGAAATTTTAAGAATTGAAGAAGCGGTTAATAAAGCTTCGACAAAAGGTGTTAAGGAAGCTTTAATACTAATGGATGATAAAGCTTTCATAGCAAATATTAAGAATAAAACTATCGTTACTTCAGTGAATAAAGAACAACTTAAAAACAATATTTTCACTAATATAGATGGGGCTATAATAATATAA
- a CDS encoding flagellar hook capping FlgD N-terminal domain-containing protein, translating to MAVNNVNNDDLIWHKFDNKQKKVEESNNNGMLGKDAFLKLLVTQLRHQDPLNPMEDKEFIAQMAQFSTLEQMQELNKNIMSSQEQTLEVLDKLNENQVMGSVQIIKELMNIRNAIEAYRGEPIETPGETSGDDSVE from the coding sequence ATGGCGGTAAATAATGTAAATAATGATGACCTTATTTGGCATAAGTTTGATAATAAGCAAAAGAAAGTAGAAGAATCTAATAATAATGGGATGTTAGGTAAAGATGCTTTTTTAAAGTTATTAGTAACACAACTTAGACATCAAGATCCATTAAATCCAATGGAAGATAAAGAGTTCATAGCTCAGATGGCTCAATTTAGTACATTAGAGCAAATGCAAGAACTAAACAAGAACATAATGTCATCTCAGGAACAAACATTAGAAGTGCTAGATAAGCTAAATGAAAATCAGGTCATGGGAAGCGTGCAAATAATAAAAGAGCTTATGAACATAAGAAATGCTATTGAGGCATATAGAGGAGAACCTATAGAAACACCAGGAGAAACATCTGGAGATGATAGTGTTGAATAA
- a CDS encoding flagellar hook-length control protein FliK, with protein sequence MITNNFLLSLSKTSVNKEKEINNQAKTNGRDKKGAFEEILNRKKDTADNQFSNGYNSKASSINYKNQNIKEKQNTNSSINGKLKENASTPTKQIKEPRTDKADIEEKTASTEENSEKNDANYIYDYLASLLLDTAHYDKVQELDGITKELTESELVDESFVSLIDVNDLEEDIGLNQNYKILTESSKAIENFEVIDLQESDNEATVKFDNKALQVDSAVVAEEKESSLPSVETEISGENTSEELNSNNLLSKIHANEEDRDFDQTTDTKAEANFDVKATLIKDKNDENDFADKDKLKFADELDVQTTIEIKDPNIFSHNHNYNSNYNGKIIDNVLDTIQHERNIIFNKEDIFEQIVEKVKIDMDNTDEIRIKLKPDFLGEISLKLTTEKGVITAKAFVENYNIKQLIESNLDSLKENMKELGLNFEALDVSVGKDSGFDKNNGQAWKQSQRIKTKKPSLERTAGSLTYEEDIRQIVGGLYSSEGNIDLIV encoded by the coding sequence ATGATAACTAATAACTTTCTTTTATCTCTATCTAAGACTAGTGTCAATAAAGAAAAAGAAATAAATAATCAAGCGAAAACTAATGGAAGAGATAAGAAAGGGGCTTTTGAGGAGATTTTGAATCGAAAAAAAGATACTGCAGATAATCAATTTTCTAATGGTTATAATTCAAAAGCTAGTTCAATTAATTATAAAAACCAAAACATAAAAGAGAAGCAAAATACAAATAGTTCAATTAATGGTAAATTAAAAGAGAATGCTTCTACACCTACTAAGCAGATTAAGGAACCTAGAACAGATAAAGCAGATATCGAAGAAAAAACAGCTTCTACTGAAGAGAATAGTGAAAAAAACGATGCAAACTATATCTACGACTATTTAGCTTCACTTTTATTAGATACTGCACATTATGATAAGGTTCAAGAACTTGATGGGATTACAAAGGAACTAACTGAAAGTGAGTTGGTTGATGAGTCTTTTGTTAGCTTAATAGACGTAAATGATTTAGAGGAAGATATAGGATTAAATCAAAATTATAAAATATTGACTGAATCGTCTAAAGCTATCGAGAATTTTGAAGTGATTGATTTGCAGGAATCAGATAATGAGGCTACAGTTAAATTTGATAATAAAGCACTCCAAGTTGATTCAGCAGTAGTTGCAGAAGAAAAAGAAAGCTCCTTACCTAGCGTAGAAACTGAAATATCAGGAGAAAATACTTCTGAAGAGTTAAATTCAAATAATCTTTTATCAAAAATACATGCTAATGAAGAAGATAGAGATTTTGATCAAACAACTGATACCAAAGCTGAAGCTAATTTTGATGTGAAAGCTACTTTAATAAAAGATAAAAATGATGAGAATGACTTTGCAGACAAAGATAAGCTAAAGTTTGCTGATGAGCTAGATGTTCAGACAACTATTGAAATTAAAGACCCAAATATATTCTCTCATAATCATAACTATAATAGTAACTATAATGGAAAAATAATTGACAATGTATTAGATACTATACAGCATGAGAGAAATATAATATTTAACAAAGAGGATATCTTTGAACAAATTGTTGAGAAAGTGAAGATTGATATGGACAATACAGATGAAATTAGAATTAAGCTTAAACCAGACTTTCTTGGTGAGATATCCTTGAAATTAACGACAGAAAAAGGGGTAATTACTGCTAAAGCATTCGTAGAAAATTACAACATTAAGCAACTAATAGAGTCTAATTTAGACAGCCTTAAAGAAAACATGAAAGAACTAGGACTTAATTTTGAAGCTTTGGATGTGTCTGTTGGTAAAGATTCAGGATTTGATAAAAATAATGGACAAGCCTGGAAACAATCACAGAGAATTAAGACAAAAAAACCGAGCCTTGAAAGAACTGCTGGAAGTTTAACTTATGAAGAAGATATAAGACAAATAGTTGGTGGCTTATATTCATCGGAAGGAAATATTGATTTAATTGTATAG